A DNA window from Caretta caretta isolate rCarCar2 chromosome 7, rCarCar1.hap1, whole genome shotgun sequence contains the following coding sequences:
- the GLYCTK gene encoding glycerate kinase isoform X2 encodes MAGVPCGQAGEAVQRGAVCGRQELVVGRGAERRSSWGGWRSEAKLWGGQLQIMEMLLKPHSRIQVIEGAKHNLPDKEALRAASMIRELAEGLTADDLLLVLISGGGSALLPAPTPPILLEEKEKVTKLLASRGATIQELNTIRKALSLLKGGGLARAAYPAQVLSLILSDVIGNPVDIIASGPTVYSCPSAQDCFQILTKYNLLSILPRSVETVLSSSVSYPSGPKDYSHVYNVVIGSNSLALEEAKCQAEDLGYWTLILSAAVCGEVSRVAKLYSQLIQFVCLSTAGLAEGPLRDQVRGDLLKLAAELEIPGLNLVDPLKALQGLESERSVCLLAGGETTVQLQGNGKGGRNQELALQVALELHRAKATGAGYFLGRYEVLFLSCGTDGQDGPTEAAGAFSSQELVDKAAQEGLNVETFLSNNDSYTFFSKFQNGHHLLLTGLTGTNVMDIQAILIRARDR; translated from the exons atggctggagtgccttgtggacaggctggtgaagcagttcaacgcggagcagtttgtggacggCAGGAGCTggttgtgggccgcggagctgagcgaaggagttcgtggggcggctggcggagcgaagcgaagctgtggggcggtcagcttcagatcat GGAGATGCTGCTGAAGCCTCACAGCAGGATCCAGGTCATAGAAGGAGCTAAGCACAACCTCCCTGACAAAGAGGCTTTGAGGGCAGCCAGCATGATTCGGGAGCTAGCTGAAGGGCTGACAGCTGATGACCTCCTCCTTGTGCTGATCTCAG GAGGCGGATCGGCTCTACTGCCTGCTCCTACTCCTCCGATCCTCttggaagagaaagagaaggtCACCAAGCTTCTGGCTTCCAGAGGAGCTACCATACAGGAGCTCAACACCATCCGGAAGGCCCTTTCCTTGTTGAAGGGTGGAGGGTTGGCCCGGGCTGCATACCCTGCACAG GTGCTAAGCCTCATCCTCTCTGATGTCATTGGCAACCCAGTGGACATTATTGCGAGTGGCCCCACTGTCTACAGTTGCCCCAGTGCTCAAGACTGCTTTCAGATACTGACAAAATACAACCTGCTGAGCATCTTGCCCAGATCTGTGGAAACAGTGCTGTCCAGCTCCGTCTCATATCCCAGCGGTCCGAAAGACTATTCCCATGTCTACAATGTTGTCATTGGCTCAAACAGTTTAGCTTTAGAGGAGGCCAAATGCCAAGCAGAGGATTTGGGCTACTGGACCCTAATTCTGAGTGCAGCGGTGTGTGGGGAAGTCAGTAGAGTGGCCAAACTCTACAGCCAGCTGATTCAGTTTGTTTGCTTGAGCACAGCTGGACTTGCAGAAGGTCCTCTAAGAGACCAGGTGAGAGGAGATCTTCTAAAGCTGGCAGCAGAGCTAGAGATCCCAGGTTTGAACCTTGTGGATCCTTTGAAGGCTTTGCAAGGATTGGAGTCTGAAAGATCAGTTTGCCTGCTGGCTGGTGGAGAGACCACTGTCCAGCTTCAAGGAAATGGGAAGGGTGGGAGGAACCAGGAGTTGGCCTTACAGGTGGCATTGGAGTTACACCGAGCTAAGGCCACTGGGGCTGGCTACTTCCTTGGGAGATATGAAGTCCTGTTCCTCAGTTGTGGGACTGATGGGCAAGATGGGCCAACAGAGGCAGCTGGTGCCTTCTCTAGCCAGGAGCTGGTGGATAAGGCTGCTCAGGAAGGTCTCAATGTGGAGACCTTTCTGAGCAACAATGACTCCTACACATTCTTCAGTAAGTTCCAAAATGGACATCACCTTTTGCTGACTGGTTTAACAGGCACCAATGTCATGGACATCCAGGCTATTTTAATTAGGGCTAGAGACAGATAA
- the GLYCTK gene encoding glycerate kinase isoform X1 gives MTSALKALPNIRRACMIPACQGQASYPRSISLWEHGLHLFRSAVGVVLPAPMLRRAMALKTDGCPRLVVRDRAFPVRRNLYLVGFGKAVLGMAAATEKILGDHLIQGVVSVPHGIRACLQQAGMEEMLLKPHSRIQVIEGAKHNLPDKEALRAASMIRELAEGLTADDLLLVLISGGGSALLPAPTPPILLEEKEKVTKLLASRGATIQELNTIRKALSLLKGGGLARAAYPAQVLSLILSDVIGNPVDIIASGPTVYSCPSAQDCFQILTKYNLLSILPRSVETVLSSSVSYPSGPKDYSHVYNVVIGSNSLALEEAKCQAEDLGYWTLILSAAVCGEVSRVAKLYSQLIQFVCLSTAGLAEGPLRDQVRGDLLKLAAELEIPGLNLVDPLKALQGLESERSVCLLAGGETTVQLQGNGKGGRNQELALQVALELHRAKATGAGYFLGRYEVLFLSCGTDGQDGPTEAAGAFSSQELVDKAAQEGLNVETFLSNNDSYTFFSKFQNGHHLLLTGLTGTNVMDIQAILIRARDR, from the exons ATGACCTCAGCTCTCAAGGCCCTGCCCAACATCCGTAGAGCCTGCATGATCCCAGCCTGTCAGGGCCAAGCATCTTACCCGCGCAGTATATCCCTCTGGGAGCACGGGCTGCACCTCTTCCGCAGCGCCGTGGGTGTTGTCCTGCCAGCCCCCATGCTGAGAAGGGCCATGGCGCTCAAAACAGACGGATGCCCCAGGCTGGTCGTGAGGGACAGGGCTTTCCCTGTGAGGAGGAACCTGTATCTGGTGGGCTTTGGGAAAGCTGTGCTGGGAATGGCGGCTGCGACAGAGAAGATCCTCGGGGACCACCTAATTCAGGGGGTTGTCAGTGTCCCCCACGGCATCCGGGCATGTCTGCAGCAGGCGGGAATGGA GGAGATGCTGCTGAAGCCTCACAGCAGGATCCAGGTCATAGAAGGAGCTAAGCACAACCTCCCTGACAAAGAGGCTTTGAGGGCAGCCAGCATGATTCGGGAGCTAGCTGAAGGGCTGACAGCTGATGACCTCCTCCTTGTGCTGATCTCAG GAGGCGGATCGGCTCTACTGCCTGCTCCTACTCCTCCGATCCTCttggaagagaaagagaaggtCACCAAGCTTCTGGCTTCCAGAGGAGCTACCATACAGGAGCTCAACACCATCCGGAAGGCCCTTTCCTTGTTGAAGGGTGGAGGGTTGGCCCGGGCTGCATACCCTGCACAG GTGCTAAGCCTCATCCTCTCTGATGTCATTGGCAACCCAGTGGACATTATTGCGAGTGGCCCCACTGTCTACAGTTGCCCCAGTGCTCAAGACTGCTTTCAGATACTGACAAAATACAACCTGCTGAGCATCTTGCCCAGATCTGTGGAAACAGTGCTGTCCAGCTCCGTCTCATATCCCAGCGGTCCGAAAGACTATTCCCATGTCTACAATGTTGTCATTGGCTCAAACAGTTTAGCTTTAGAGGAGGCCAAATGCCAAGCAGAGGATTTGGGCTACTGGACCCTAATTCTGAGTGCAGCGGTGTGTGGGGAAGTCAGTAGAGTGGCCAAACTCTACAGCCAGCTGATTCAGTTTGTTTGCTTGAGCACAGCTGGACTTGCAGAAGGTCCTCTAAGAGACCAGGTGAGAGGAGATCTTCTAAAGCTGGCAGCAGAGCTAGAGATCCCAGGTTTGAACCTTGTGGATCCTTTGAAGGCTTTGCAAGGATTGGAGTCTGAAAGATCAGTTTGCCTGCTGGCTGGTGGAGAGACCACTGTCCAGCTTCAAGGAAATGGGAAGGGTGGGAGGAACCAGGAGTTGGCCTTACAGGTGGCATTGGAGTTACACCGAGCTAAGGCCACTGGGGCTGGCTACTTCCTTGGGAGATATGAAGTCCTGTTCCTCAGTTGTGGGACTGATGGGCAAGATGGGCCAACAGAGGCAGCTGGTGCCTTCTCTAGCCAGGAGCTGGTGGATAAGGCTGCTCAGGAAGGTCTCAATGTGGAGACCTTTCTGAGCAACAATGACTCCTACACATTCTTCAGTAAGTTCCAAAATGGACATCACCTTTTGCTGACTGGTTTAACAGGCACCAATGTCATGGACATCCAGGCTATTTTAATTAGGGCTAGAGACAGATAA
- the GLYCTK gene encoding glycerate kinase isoform X3, protein MLLKPHSRIQVIEGAKHNLPDKEALRAASMIRELAEGLTADDLLLVLISGGGSALLPAPTPPILLEEKEKVTKLLASRGATIQELNTIRKALSLLKGGGLARAAYPAQVLSLILSDVIGNPVDIIASGPTVYSCPSAQDCFQILTKYNLLSILPRSVETVLSSSVSYPSGPKDYSHVYNVVIGSNSLALEEAKCQAEDLGYWTLILSAAVCGEVSRVAKLYSQLIQFVCLSTAGLAEGPLRDQVRGDLLKLAAELEIPGLNLVDPLKALQGLESERSVCLLAGGETTVQLQGNGKGGRNQELALQVALELHRAKATGAGYFLGRYEVLFLSCGTDGQDGPTEAAGAFSSQELVDKAAQEGLNVETFLSNNDSYTFFSKFQNGHHLLLTGLTGTNVMDIQAILIRARDR, encoded by the exons ATGCTGCTGAAGCCTCACAGCAGGATCCAGGTCATAGAAGGAGCTAAGCACAACCTCCCTGACAAAGAGGCTTTGAGGGCAGCCAGCATGATTCGGGAGCTAGCTGAAGGGCTGACAGCTGATGACCTCCTCCTTGTGCTGATCTCAG GAGGCGGATCGGCTCTACTGCCTGCTCCTACTCCTCCGATCCTCttggaagagaaagagaaggtCACCAAGCTTCTGGCTTCCAGAGGAGCTACCATACAGGAGCTCAACACCATCCGGAAGGCCCTTTCCTTGTTGAAGGGTGGAGGGTTGGCCCGGGCTGCATACCCTGCACAG GTGCTAAGCCTCATCCTCTCTGATGTCATTGGCAACCCAGTGGACATTATTGCGAGTGGCCCCACTGTCTACAGTTGCCCCAGTGCTCAAGACTGCTTTCAGATACTGACAAAATACAACCTGCTGAGCATCTTGCCCAGATCTGTGGAAACAGTGCTGTCCAGCTCCGTCTCATATCCCAGCGGTCCGAAAGACTATTCCCATGTCTACAATGTTGTCATTGGCTCAAACAGTTTAGCTTTAGAGGAGGCCAAATGCCAAGCAGAGGATTTGGGCTACTGGACCCTAATTCTGAGTGCAGCGGTGTGTGGGGAAGTCAGTAGAGTGGCCAAACTCTACAGCCAGCTGATTCAGTTTGTTTGCTTGAGCACAGCTGGACTTGCAGAAGGTCCTCTAAGAGACCAGGTGAGAGGAGATCTTCTAAAGCTGGCAGCAGAGCTAGAGATCCCAGGTTTGAACCTTGTGGATCCTTTGAAGGCTTTGCAAGGATTGGAGTCTGAAAGATCAGTTTGCCTGCTGGCTGGTGGAGAGACCACTGTCCAGCTTCAAGGAAATGGGAAGGGTGGGAGGAACCAGGAGTTGGCCTTACAGGTGGCATTGGAGTTACACCGAGCTAAGGCCACTGGGGCTGGCTACTTCCTTGGGAGATATGAAGTCCTGTTCCTCAGTTGTGGGACTGATGGGCAAGATGGGCCAACAGAGGCAGCTGGTGCCTTCTCTAGCCAGGAGCTGGTGGATAAGGCTGCTCAGGAAGGTCTCAATGTGGAGACCTTTCTGAGCAACAATGACTCCTACACATTCTTCAGTAAGTTCCAAAATGGACATCACCTTTTGCTGACTGGTTTAACAGGCACCAATGTCATGGACATCCAGGCTATTTTAATTAGGGCTAGAGACAGATAA